Proteins encoded together in one Sulfitobacter pontiacus window:
- a CDS encoding translocation/assembly module TamB domain-containing protein, with the protein MIHFMRSFLVFALIFVGSVASAQEDDKGFLTRTIQDALSGAGRTVSIDGFAGALSSRARFDRMTIADDQGVWLTLEEVELDWNRSALLRGRLEVQALTAKRLSVPRLPVAQQETLPDPEAKPFTFPAIPDLPVAIDVADFSVDEINLGAPILGEAATLTVQATALLNDDTATVDILAARTDGKKGEFKITADLDRNDSLLDMAVTLSEEAKGIISRTLKLPDEPSVDLVIAGQGPLSDFATDINLSTDGEQRLAGQVIVAAQGDSAAPDRRIQADLNGDVTALILSQYREFFGPDVALTVDALVQAEGGVEVSDFALKAQSAELQGKVTLNSDNWPSLIDITGTVASADGSRVLLPVAGGDTYVRRVGLDVNYNAQDGDAIDASFDVTELATDALAIDATQLKLNGTLQGAAGTVGEFMGDLAFSADGLTLTNAAVSEAVGQSITGRTTIAYTEGTPVQITGLDLSGADYGLTGDVTISGPADSFLTQLKARLEATDISRFSALAGREMDGAANVEIVGQITPLDGTFDLNISGLTQDLKVGIEQADALLAGDTTLSLGASRDETGTFVRDLLLENDALTASGGVELRSNNSQARFDAKLNDIETVLPQYSGPITIKAEAEQDTRGWTVDAVTDGPYGAALTAKGLATGENAVLNFTADVPELRDFVPDAPVEGPIALDGVLRQTPDGWQVDTKASAPEDVTASVQGLLTPLDLDFSASIPRVEAFAPQVTGAVEASGNLKQLEEGFQIDAKASGPYAAQVAVQGMLTPMVDISFDASVPNLQAVVPQVNGPLAATGTVRQTEKGFFVDTNATGPYGARAMVEGLATGPDMSLTFDVSVPNVQPLVPGVSGPLAAKGSVRQTPAGIAVDTNATGPYAARASVQGVVTGDAPALNYDVTIPNLGAVVPKLSGPLNVTGTAQQESAGWRVNTNATGPAGTRATIAGLVGSDGNLNLDVNGNAPLGLSAPFIAPRSLQGQARFDLTVNGPPALGSVNGSIQTSNASLSAPNLRVTLQDIAADIRLANNRAQIDLSARSADGGQIKAGGAVTLTGSLPADIQIGLNNLVLIDPSLYRTSLDGTLRLAGPLSGGANISGQIDVGETEVSVPSTGMTSIGDIPQIDFIGAPADVVATRRKAGLTGADAGTDPAASSDSGPGFGLNVRINAPRRIFVRGRGLDAELGGSLLLTGSTNRIISAGRFDLIRGRLDILGKRFELDEGAVRFQGDLVPYLRFVTSTTTNTGEVRIVIEGKATSPEVSFESTPDAPQDEVLAQLLFGRNISEISAFQALQLASAVATLAGRGGAGVISNLRTGFGLDDLDVTTTDSGATAVRAGKYISENVYTDVTAASDGTADVSINLDLTKNLTAKGTVGSDGNTGIGIFFEKDY; encoded by the coding sequence GCGTGCCGCGATTGCCCGTGGCGCAGCAAGAAACGCTCCCCGATCCCGAGGCGAAACCCTTTACCTTTCCGGCGATCCCCGATCTGCCCGTCGCCATCGATGTGGCTGACTTTTCGGTCGACGAGATCAATCTGGGTGCGCCAATTCTGGGCGAAGCGGCCACACTGACCGTTCAAGCCACGGCGCTGTTGAATGACGACACGGCGACGGTCGATATTCTGGCCGCGCGCACCGATGGCAAGAAGGGCGAGTTCAAAATTACCGCTGATCTGGATCGCAATGACAGCCTGCTGGACATGGCCGTGACTCTTTCCGAGGAAGCCAAAGGCATCATCTCGCGCACGCTGAAACTGCCTGATGAGCCGTCCGTCGATCTGGTGATTGCGGGGCAGGGGCCGCTTTCTGATTTTGCAACGGATATTAACCTGTCGACCGACGGCGAACAACGGCTTGCCGGTCAGGTTATCGTTGCTGCCCAAGGCGATAGCGCCGCACCTGACCGCCGTATTCAGGCCGATCTGAACGGCGACGTGACCGCGCTGATCTTGTCGCAATACCGCGAATTTTTTGGCCCCGATGTCGCGCTGACCGTGGATGCTTTGGTGCAGGCCGAAGGCGGTGTCGAGGTCAGCGATTTTGCCCTCAAGGCGCAATCCGCGGAACTGCAGGGCAAGGTCACACTGAACAGCGACAACTGGCCCAGCCTGATCGACATCACGGGCACTGTCGCCAGCGCCGATGGCAGTCGCGTTTTGCTGCCAGTGGCTGGGGGCGATACTTACGTGCGGCGCGTCGGGCTTGATGTGAATTATAACGCGCAAGATGGCGACGCGATTGACGCCAGCTTCGACGTGACCGAACTGGCCACAGACGCGCTGGCGATTGACGCGACGCAACTGAAGTTGAACGGGACGTTGCAAGGTGCGGCAGGGACCGTCGGCGAATTCATGGGCGATCTGGCATTTTCGGCTGACGGGCTGACGCTGACCAACGCCGCGGTTTCCGAAGCGGTCGGCCAGTCCATCACGGGGCGTACAACCATCGCCTATACCGAAGGCACACCGGTTCAGATCACGGGGCTTGATCTTTCTGGCGCGGATTATGGTCTGACCGGCGATGTCACGATTAGCGGGCCAGCCGATAGCTTTCTTACCCAGTTGAAAGCCCGCCTTGAAGCCACTGACATCAGCCGCTTTTCCGCTCTTGCCGGACGCGAGATGGACGGGGCCGCGAATGTAGAGATCGTGGGTCAGATCACGCCACTGGACGGGACATTCGACCTGAATATTTCTGGCCTGACGCAGGATTTGAAAGTGGGGATCGAACAGGCGGACGCATTGCTGGCTGGCGACACGACGCTAAGCCTTGGCGCATCGCGTGACGAGACGGGCACCTTCGTGCGTGACCTGCTTTTGGAAAATGACGCATTGACCGCCAGCGGTGGCGTCGAGCTGCGTAGCAATAATTCGCAAGCGCGGTTTGATGCAAAACTGAACGATATCGAGACTGTGCTGCCGCAATATTCCGGTCCCATCACGATCAAGGCCGAGGCCGAGCAGGACACCCGTGGCTGGACTGTTGATGCCGTGACGGACGGCCCCTACGGTGCCGCGCTCACCGCCAAAGGGCTGGCAACGGGCGAGAATGCGGTGCTCAACTTCACCGCCGATGTGCCCGAACTGCGTGACTTTGTGCCCGACGCGCCGGTCGAGGGCCCTATCGCATTGGATGGTGTGCTCCGCCAGACGCCGGACGGGTGGCAGGTCGACACCAAAGCCTCCGCCCCCGAAGATGTGACCGCCTCGGTCCAGGGGCTGCTGACGCCGCTGGATCTGGACTTTAGCGCCTCGATCCCGCGGGTAGAGGCTTTTGCGCCGCAGGTGACCGGCGCGGTAGAGGCGTCGGGCAACCTCAAGCAGTTGGAAGAAGGGTTCCAGATCGACGCGAAAGCCAGTGGCCCCTACGCCGCGCAGGTTGCCGTTCAGGGGATGTTAACACCTATGGTCGATATCTCTTTCGACGCATCGGTCCCGAATCTTCAGGCGGTGGTGCCACAGGTGAACGGGCCACTTGCGGCGACAGGGACCGTGCGTCAGACGGAAAAGGGGTTCTTTGTCGATACCAACGCGACGGGCCCATATGGCGCGCGCGCGATGGTGGAAGGCTTGGCCACAGGCCCCGATATGTCGCTGACGTTTGACGTGTCGGTGCCAAATGTGCAGCCGCTGGTGCCGGGCGTGTCCGGCCCGCTGGCGGCAAAAGGATCGGTGCGGCAAACGCCCGCCGGCATCGCCGTAGATACAAACGCGACGGGCCCCTATGCGGCCCGGGCGTCTGTGCAGGGGGTTGTCACGGGGGATGCGCCCGCGCTGAATTATGATGTCACGATCCCCAATCTGGGGGCCGTGGTGCCAAAACTTTCCGGCCCGCTGAATGTGACCGGTACCGCACAGCAGGAAAGCGCTGGCTGGCGGGTCAATACGAACGCCACCGGACCAGCGGGCACCCGTGCCACGATCGCGGGGCTTGTGGGCAGCGATGGCAATCTGAACCTTGACGTGAACGGGAACGCGCCATTGGGGCTGTCCGCCCCGTTCATTGCGCCTCGGAGCTTGCAAGGTCAGGCACGGTTCGATTTGACGGTGAACGGCCCGCCGGCACTTGGGTCGGTCAACGGGAGCATTCAAACCTCTAACGCGTCGCTGTCCGCCCCCAACCTTCGGGTGACACTTCAGGACATCGCAGCGGATATCCGGCTGGCCAATAACCGCGCGCAAATCGACCTATCTGCGCGCAGCGCGGACGGGGGGCAGATCAAGGCGGGCGGGGCGGTGACCCTGACCGGATCACTGCCCGCCGACATCCAGATCGGATTGAACAACCTCGTGCTGATCGATCCATCGCTGTATCGCACGTCGCTTGATGGCACCCTGCGTCTTGCGGGACCGCTTTCGGGGGGGGCGAATATCAGCGGTCAGATCGACGTGGGCGAGACCGAGGTAAGCGTGCCGTCAACAGGTATGACCAGCATCGGTGATATTCCACAGATCGATTTCATCGGCGCGCCAGCAGACGTAGTTGCGACCCGTCGCAAGGCCGGTTTGACCGGTGCCGACGCGGGCACGGATCCCGCGGCAAGTAGCGACAGTGGGCCGGGGTTTGGCCTGAACGTCCGCATCAACGCGCCACGGCGGATTTTCGTGCGCGGCCGTGGTCTGGATGCGGAACTGGGCGGTAGCCTTTTGCTGACGGGATCGACCAATCGCATCATCTCGGCCGGTCGCTTCGACCTGATCCGTGGTCGTCTGGATATTCTTGGCAAACGGTTCGAGCTGGACGAGGGGGCCGTGCGCTTCCAAGGCGATCTGGTGCCCTACCTGAGGTTTGTAACCTCGACGACCACCAACACAGGCGAGGTTCGTATCGTGATCGAGGGCAAAGCCACATCGCCCGAGGTTTCCTTTGAATCGACACCCGATGCACCGCAGGACGAGGTGCTGGCACAGCTTCTGTTTGGGCGAAACATCTCTGAAATCTCGGCGTTTCAGGCGCTGCAACTCGCCAGCGCGGTGGCGACACTTGCCGGACGCGGTGGTGCGGGGGTGATCTCTAACCTGCGCACAGGGTTCGGGCTGGACGATCTGGATGTGACCACCACAGACAGCGGTGCCACGGCTGTCCGCGCGGGTAAATACATTTCTGAGAATGTCTACACCGATGTGACCGCCGCCTCTGACGGGACAGCGGATGTGTCTATCAACCTTGATCTGACCAAGAACCTGACGGCGAAGGGGACGGTAGGGTCCGATGGGAACACCGGGATCGGTATCTTCTTTGAGAAGGATTATTGA